CAATTGTGTATGGAATTAATCTCACAACCTTTCCTCTCTGGAGGCGGATGCTTCAGGGCATACAACTTGTTGCCCAAAAAGTGCTACCAGAGGATGGTGGACATGTAGTCTCACGCGGAAGATGTTTGCGTGTAAACCGTTTTCATACGCATCGTGTGAGCCTGAAGGATTACGGCTGCCACTGTACGGGTGCCACTGCGGAGGAGCAGTGGGTGCCTCCGGAGCTATCTGTCTGGTATGATATTGATAGGCGTCGGCTTACACGGTACCCGCCTGTCTGTAATCTCGAGTACGGCGTTTTCGCGGCGGGGATTTTTCCTATCTGTTCCAAGGACCCTTTCATCATACGTTCGTTTGCTCTCTTTTGCAGGAGCATTTGGCCAATCTTGATGGTTCGGGAAAATTGTTCCATGTGTATGATTTCTAtccacctttttttgttgattttggaTGTAGGATGTTACCGCCCGTTAAATAATTGTACCTACCAGTGTCGGCGCACGCGAACGCTGGAACGGAGATTGTTCTGCCTCGCTGCTAGTGAAAGATGATACGAGCGAAGCGTAACCGAGGCTTATGATTGCCTAGTAGCGCTCAGGTACGCTCGGTGTAAGCTCTCATGCTAATGCTGATTGAATTTGCCAGATAGCGACAGATGGACTGAAGTAGGCAACACATGGCAGTGCTAGCATGAACAGACTGAGCTGTAAAATCGCTTGTCATTGAATCCTCATTAAAGCTTGCGCAGCGTTGGATTTGGGTTACATTTCAAGCGTAAGAAACTGAAACGGCGCTCCTAAATATAAATAGCCCACAGCATCATAACAGACATATACGGGGCAAGTTGGTATAAAGTAGTGTGCGAATCACTTCAtcaatttcaacattttttgaaAGTTGACTACCTATGGGACTGTTTTGACTTTTACACTTTGAGACAGCTAGCAAGCTTTGAACAGCTTGTGCACTGAAAAAAGATCTTTTCTCGTTGCTAAAACTATtgtataaaacaaacaaaacaaagttcCAGATGAGTGGCAGAAAATAATCATAACAATGAATTAATTAACTGTGATAACAATTTAGAACAGTTAAGATTCAACTTGAAGATTGTTGAgtcggtctcgtggtacagtcgtcaactcgtacgacttaacaacatgcccgtcatgggttcaagcccctaaTAAACAGTACCGCCATACTAAGGACTATCTATTCTGCCaagggggtaatccaaaagtcactgaaagccaaccccaaaagtggtgtacaggcaggccttgaccaacaACGGTTCTTGAGCccaaatgaagaagaataTTGAATCGATTTCTTCAATACAAAATTAGACAATTTGAGCGTTTGCAATCCTTCTGTTGGTTAAAgtaataaatacataaatactCTTACGAGTACTAAATCAATGAAATTATCTATACATACATTGCTTTCGTGCTTAGGACGTAAAGTTATTAGGTATTTTTCCATAGCGTTTTTGCactaattgtaaaaaaaagcatcgaaTTTTGCACGATTTGtatgaaaattaattgtaGATATGAgattattttccaatttcatCAATTCATTGAATTTTACGCACTGAAAAACGGTTGTTCTTAGGAGTTTAGAGAAATACGCTTGTACCATGTGAAGTGTGACAGGATAGCCGAGAAACATAAATTCACATGATGTGATTTTCGCTAAGAAGAACATATATGTTTAAACAAGAGACTTTTAAATCACATGTCGATCCTACCATGATACTGAAAGCGCAGATAGAATTTATTTCTCATAAATACTTATATCGCATAAGACTTGCTCCCAATAACGTCTAAGAGAAAAGGGCTACGATTAAAATTACTATTAATGTCCTTGGAAACACTTCACACGAAATGCTAAAGATTGGTTGAGCCTAAAACTTAACAGCTAACAACTTTCTAGCAAACCTAATAAACAAGTCAATGAAGCTCCCCAGAGTCAATTGTTACAAGTTCAGCGCAAAGTCAAACAGGCGAGATATAGGAACTGTTTACCCTTCTGCACTGGGATATCAAAGTACAGGCGCACACGACAGATAAAAATCCTGTTCGCGAGAGTGCTCGAATAGATTTTATTCCTTCCAGTTTTTCCCCGCGATTACAACCAAGCGTAGGCTAAAGGAATAATGGTGAACTGAGCAAAGAGTGGCGAAAGTTCATTATCGTCCGACCGGTGTGCGTGgagtaaataaaattaacgCACAAATTTCTGCTTCTGTGTGGGAACCTCCAAAATTGCCCTTGCGCCGTGTGCGCTACGTACGATTCGCGTAACCGAATCGCCGAAGTTTTGCGTACGAAAGTGAAAGTAATCCTTTGAATAAACAAACCCTAGGATGTGGCTgcctttcttgttttttttttcttcttgtggTTGAtgttgccgttgttgttcGGTCGCTTTTTATGTCACTTCTTGCATGTAGCGCAGCGGTCGAGCGGTGGAATTGGAATTCTTTGCACTTGATTCGTACATGTGTGGGATAGCATTCGTTGCGTCCGTATCATTCATCGCCGTTCATGCTCTttccgttttcttttatttctttcgttctctttcaCAGAATCCTGGCAGCTCGGATGGATCCTGTGCGACATTTGGATATCGCTCGACGTGCTGCTCTGCACGGCCTCCATACTGAGCCTTTGTGCAATCAGCGTTGATAGGTGAATTTTGGTGGAGCCGATGGCGACGGAGGCTTCAAAGAAGGCGACAGAAAAAGATTGTTTTTTAATATGTGAATCTGGCTCTGCTGTCTTTGACGCCTTGCGTTACATCTCTTTgtgttttccttccctttccgACAGATATCTGGCGGTTACGCGACCGCTCACCTACTCGAAACGGAGACGCTCAAAGCGGTTAGCACTGTTGATGATTTTCGTCGTTTGGCTGGTAGCACTTGCAATCACCTGTCCTCCCATCTTGGGCTGGTAAGTACGTCCAAATGTAGCAGTGTGCTTTACATGGCAGCGTCAGCGTAGCGCCTGGATGCTTACGGCAAACACGGTGCTTCTTGTGGGATTAGATTAGCTGTTCAACTCGCGGTCCACCGTGGGCACTGTGAATCACTTGCAGCAGGAACTTAGCTGGGAAAAAACAATTCGGTCGAGCTTCAATCGCTGTATCGTACtatttttattccattccACCCACGTACCCATTAGCAGTCTCGAGCACGGTGGGAATACGAGCAGATGGCAGCTGACGGATGTGTACCGTGTCCGTTGGACTTAAAGTGCCATCGACAATTGGTGCACCATCGTGTGCGACGACCGTTCATCATAATACAAAGTGTCCCATAAGTTTAGATTCGTCTTGTATGACAAGTAATGTTTTCAAATATTGGTTTTGGAAACATCGCGACAAGCATTAGCAACAGTGGCTATTAATGCCCTTACAACCAACCATGCGTTTGGCAGCATTTACTGTGGGACAGGGCAATGTCTTAATAacattgaataaattattcttttattatcactaataacttttttttattggttgtTATATGTTGTCTACATATTTCTGTTTTAATGCTTTGTATCAACCCTGCCATGTTGAATGGTCACATTTTTGCTTACCACATGAGCCTCACAATTGTAAatctttgaaataaaatgtgacATTCATACAAGAGATTAGTATTCACACGGGTTCACATACGGAAAGAGCTCgtgtttttaataaaagtaaataaatcatGTTATATTGGCAAATGTCCACCACCTCACCgaccaacaaccaaaacaacggTAGCTGCAATTACAAAGAATGACCTTTTAGCAAAATTAGCCTGAACAAATCAAGCGAACAGATGCGACAGACGAAAAACGGTCGGGTAGTGCCTTCCCAGAAATCCTCCCAAGCAACTTGTTTTCCTCGGTATTGGGGGCAATAGAcccaacacacagacacacgcccAACCCATAGGCTTATAAAAGGATAGTGTATGTCAAGGATAGTGGACAAAGATGAAGCCACGAGCCGCAAACAATGCGCTCAGGCACGGTTAGGGTTTCACCATTTTACAATGATAACAATTACAGCAGGTTTCGTCGCTTTTCCACGAACTTGGTTTCCTACTTTGTCATGTGGTCAGACGTTTCTAGTGTGATCTGGTACATTCCACTCGCATACCCAAAGCATCTCAATAAAAGGCTTGAAAGGTTTCAAAGGTTTGAAGGGCTTTTTGCAGAGATTGTTGCGAAATTGCGTTACGAAGAACTTATCTATATGTGTACCGAACGCTACCTTTATTTCTTTAATTCAGTATTAATATGCCTAGAAATTGATGATAGTTTGTATGTTCGATTTTTGGGTAAGAGAGGTCGAGGTATGACGACTATACTATGACGCTAACGTTACTCAATTGGGGATGAATTTCATTTGTGCATAAACCTTGTTTCTACGTACTTCTAGCGACTTTAAAAATCCTTACTGTCCTAAATCGTTATAGAATGCCCGTCCTGGTAATGGTCCGTCCTATACTAGAACCTGTTTGTATTGTTTGGTGTCCACACCAAGTTACCCATGTtagaaaaagttaaaaagGTGACACGTGCTATGTATTATCGTCTTCCTTAGTCAAATCAAATGCCATGCCCTCCATACTATGTAAGATGTATGTTATTTGGTCatgaaacattaaaacacaggaaaaagtcaataaaatttatgaattttaatgaGTAAATTTTTAAATAGGCTTATAGATACACCTgaagtttaaaatattttcagCTTTTCTGCACCTACAAGGGATCTTAGAAACAGGCCTTCTATCAGGATTCCGCTTTGATCGTCTTCCTTTGCCGCTTAATGAAAATGTGTGTCAGCTGCAGCAGCCCTGGATCATTATCAGATATTCATGCCCCTGTTTCTTGCCTTCGTTAGATGTAATGTTAGGGCCTAgcgttttttatgtttagatcgtttatttgttaaaaatatgTAATAGTTATTTAGGCACACTGCTCGATTACCTACAcgagtaataataataataataaaaataataacacataTTGTTTCTCTCTGCATTGATTTCCTCATCCTGTTATTGGCATAATTCAGCTCCTTAATAAACACCTTTTCTGTTTCAAGAAGATACGCTGATATTCTTTGATATGAACAATATTGTTCTAAAAATATCTGTATTCTTGGAAGAGAGTGTCGCCAGCCTTCTCTGTATTTATATAGTTTCAAATTTCGTGAAAATAATCGTAACCCGTTCTCTCAAAATGTATCCTTCCTGGACGAAAATTTAAGGTGGTGaagatgaaaagaaaacgtTACAGACATCTATTAAGGCATTTTTTCACATCCATTTTTCCATGCAATTGGTGGTTTTGCGTGTATACAACAAATGATAGCTTTAAAATGTACAACTGCTGTTcctatttaaaacataaatgtttttttatacattttacacaaaaatttAAGTTTCTTGTTAAGATTTACCAGACATGAGTTTATCATACCATGATAAAAGATAGCCGGTATGCTCAAACCAGCTCTTTTTCTTCAACTTTCGAATCGCCCACTTTGGCTTTCCACAACTTATTTccttattttatttccttcgtCTGCTTATGATGATTGGGCTACCGGGTGAACCAACGACCAAGCATTTCAGGGGAAATTCAATTTTCGAATGTTTATTCAAAAGTTCATAAGTCATTCCGGATTCTTTGGTCcaacttttttttggttcgctgTTTAATCTCGCGAAATGTTAAGCTGTCTGACAGATTCGCCCCGGGAGGTTGCCAGTAAGTGGAACATGTAAGCATACGTACACCACTCACTTGTGAAATATTAAACTCAACAAAATCAATTACCCCGTATCATTGCGTTTTAGCTAACGTTTTTAGGTGGATTATGCTAAGCGTCGCATCCCTCGCTGTCCACCGcgccattacttggcactctATGGTTATATTTCTCTCTCATCAGTTGCCCTTTTTACCCTCaagaaaatgcaatttttcttTCTACCACTTCACAGGTACGATCAGGATCGAAGGACACTACAAAGTTATGAGTGCCACTACAACCAGAACAAGGGCTACGTGGTGTTCTCCGCCATGGGTTCGTTCTTCATCCCGATGACCGTGATGTTGTACGTCTACTCAAAGATATGTTGTGTGCTTACATCTCGACAAAACAGGATGACCAAAACGGAGGTAGGCGATGTCCGAAGGACCGAGTCCGTTTTATTCCAACTACTTGTCCACTGTTGTCCTTTAACCTTGAGGCTGTGGTTCGTAGACTTAAGGCTGATGTTTAGAAAACGAACACTCTCTATCTGCCTCCGAACGACTGGCTTACGGgccttgtttttgttcttttaatTTTCGGGCCAAGTTGCGCATGTTGAACGTGCACGGGGCGACATGATGTGCTGTGGAAATTAATCTCAAGTTGTCCGTTGTTATGCTAATGAGTCGCCCATGAGGAGGCTGGGtggttttgctgtgtgtgtatgtctatGTTTAGGGTTTGTTTTTGGGACAAGGGTACTTAAAATTCCACAATCAAAGATTTTTGCGTAATGGAAATAATGGCATCAGCGGTTAAGCAATTTAATTGCTCGTTTAAGGTGTTTGGGCAAAGGAAACATAGCTAAAATTTCTATCAAGAAATCATTTATCGAAAAGATTGAATTGAACAACGCTTTTCTGCTGCTTCGTGCTACGTCAAAACTGATAAAAGACTGGTTACtgattaaacaaacatttcaGAAATAGCAGATTACAGAGAAGCGTTGTCGGCAGTATGTCAACTTTCTCTGAATGCAAATTCACCTAAATCTATGTAATTGTATGTTAGGCAATGTAAAAAAACTAGCTATCATTGCTAGTCATTGCTAacgtttgtgtttaatttacTTTTTCCCAGAATTAATTATGTTAAATTTTGTAAACCGTAGGCAGTACTGCAAGTAACGATACACTTCTTCTTTTAGATGAATTTTTCTATCCCAGAGCTGTACAATCTATACAAACACATCCATGACAAACCCACAGACTATgaaaacagttttttaaaatatatttttaatgctttgGTTTTGCGGTAAAAAAGCGTAACCAGAATGCATTGTACCTTCACAAATCTAACAGAGCTGTTCGGATGGGGTTCCGTTAAATATTAGCATAGGGGTTttctttcgtttatttttaccATCAAACCGTCAATACCATCAAAACAAGGCAATGTTCGGTGGTATACCaatagaaaaatgtaaaataatgcTTTACttattttctgtttgctttttgACCCTTTCGCCCTGAACATGCGAACCAACACGACCCTCCTCGGACGCTGGATGATAACTGGCCGATAGGCAACGGAGAAGAACTGCGATATCGAAGTGGACAACTGCACGTCGGACGCAGACACCAGCCCCCGGCAGATGGTGAGCGGTGCGTACGGTGGCCGGCACGCTCTATCCACCAGCCACTATccaaacggcagcagcagtaacaacaCGTCGCACCAGACGCTGTACGAGTTTCTAAGCTCGAACCGCACCACGCCGAATGTGGCATCGCGCGGAACCCAAAGTACCACGCGCAACGGTAGCAATGCTAGCGGCATGTCCAAGTTTTCCGGTGCCACGTTTGAGCTGCGACCGATCAACACGGTGCAGTTTAGTGCGAGCCAAATTTCGCTGTCCGAATCGTGCGCCTCGAACGTGACGA
This is a stretch of genomic DNA from Anopheles merus strain MAF chromosome 2R, AmerM5.1, whole genome shotgun sequence. It encodes these proteins:
- the LOC121590172 gene encoding probable G-protein coupled receptor No18 codes for the protein MVSINGSTITTSASIIINYTTALSTTYQELYVNLQLSESGLGTVFDDRHRTNGTISCSRACLSWKKLVLVALFCLLIVITVVGNTLVILSVLTTRRLRTVTNCFVMSLAVADWLVGIFVMPPAVIVFVVESWQLGWILCDIWISLDVLLCTASILSLCAISVDRYLAVTRPLTYSKRRRSKRLALLMIFVVWLVALAITCPPILGWYDQDRRTLQSYECHYNQNKGYVVFSAMGSFFIPMTVMLYVYSKICCVLTSRQNRMTKTEATEKNCDIEVDNCTSDADTSPRQMVSGAYGGRHALSTSHYPNGSSSNNTSHQTLYEFLSSNRTTPNVASRGTQSTTRNGSNASGMSKFSGATFELRPINTVQFSASQISLSESCASNVTTNATKVRLHGKRIPIRISSLKRETKTAQTLSMVVGGFIACWLPFFVYYLLMPFIPDDSKSDDLMEFLTWLGWINSAINPFIYAFYNVDFRVAFWRLTLRKFFKNKHNLTFYKS